The genome window CAACGGGGGttaatgggggcaatgggggcaatgggggcaatggggggtgctgggaccccccccccgccccacagccccccctcACGTGATGTCCCGGTCCCCGAAGCCCCATTCCCGCAGGTCCCGCTCCTCGTATCCCAGCGCCGGGCTCACGGCGACGGCTCCGTCCAGGAACCTGCGGATCAGGGGGGCCCGGGGGGACCCCGCGGCCCCCGCCAGCACCTGGGGGGCACGAGGGGCTCGGGGGGGTCCCATGGGCCCTTGGGGGGGGGGCTTGGGGGTCCCATTGTCACTTATGGGGGGGTTGGAAGGTCCCATTATCCCTTATGGGGGGTTGGAAGGTCCCATTGTCCCTTATGGGGGCTTTGGGGGTCCCATTATTCCTTAAcggggggggttggggggtccCATTATCCCTTATGGGGGGTTGGAAGGTCCCATTGTCCCTTatgaggggtttgggggtcccATTGTCCCTTATGGGGGGGTTGGAAGATCCCATTGTCCCTtatggggggtttgggggtcccaTTATTCCTTATcggggggggttggggggtccCATTATTCCTTATCAGGGGGGGTTGGAAGGTCCCATTATCCTTtatgggggggtttggggggtcccaTTGTCCCTTATAGGGGTGTTGGATGGTCCCATTGTCCCTtatgggggggttggggggtccCATTCTCCCTTATGGGGGGTTGGGGGGTCCCATTATCCCTtatgggggggttggggggtccCATTGTCCCTTATGGGGGGTTGGGGAGTCCCATTGTTCCTtatgggggggtttggggggtcccaTTGTCCCTTATGGGGGGTTGGAAGATCCCATTGTCCCTTATGGGGGGTTGGGGGGTCCCATTATCCCTtatgggggggttggggggtccCATTGTCCCTTatggggggggttggggggtccCATTGTCCCTTATGGGGGGTTGGGGAGTCCCATTGTCCCTtatgggggggtttggggggtcccaTTGTCCCTTATGGGGGGTTGGAAGATCCCATTGTCCCTTATGGGGGGTTGGGGGGTCCCATTATCCCTTATGGGGGGGTTGGAAGATCCCATTGTCCCTTATGGGGGGTTGGGGGGTCCCATTCTCCCTTATGGGGGGGCTGGAAGATCCCATTGTCCCTtatggggggtttggggggtcccaTTCTCCCTTatggggggggttggggggtccCATTGTCCCTTATGGGGGGTTGGAAGATCCCATTGTCACTTATGGGGGGGTTGGAGGATCCCATTATCCCTTACGGGGGGGGGTCCCACCTTCTCCCTATAGGAATCCATAGAGACCACCCCCAGCGTGTCCGTGCCCAGCCCCACATGGAGCAGCCGGATGCGACCATCAGCCCGGAGCCGGTcctgggagcgggggggggggacacgacaCACACAAAATGTGGGTCAGGGGGGGTCCCCCCAAGCCTTGGGGAAGGGGGGTGGCGGGAGGGGGTGTTACTTGTGGGTCTGCCCCACAGCGGGACCCACGAGGTGCCGGTCCACGGCCGTGCGGTCGCTGACGATGCTGTAGAGCTGGTGGCGCAGGACCAGGGGGGGCAGCAGGTCCCCAAAGAGCCCGGCCGGGAAGAGCGCGGCCAGAGCCCCCAGGGCGGCCTCCACCGCGCCGGGGCTGCCTgtggggggcacggggggcGCCCCATAAGTGCCCTCAAGGGGGCAGAGGAGCCCCATGGCGGCCCCAAAGTCACCCCATAGGGCACAAGGTCCTGCCTGAAAGGTCCTGATGGGGCCCCCCCATGTCCCGTCCTGGACCCTACAACCACACTATGGGGCCCAGAACCAGCCCTATGGGGTGCAGAATTACCCCATGGGGCCCACAACTGCCCCTATGGGGTCCACAACTACCCCTATGGGGCCCAGAACCACCCCTGTGGGGCCCAGAACCGCCTCTATGGGTCCAGAGCCACCTCTATGGGGCTCAGGACTACTCCTAAGGGGCCAGAACCACCCCTATGAGGTCCAGAGCCACCTCTATGGGGCCCACAACTACTCCTATGGGGCTCAGAACCACCCCTATGGGGCCCACAACTACCCCTATGGGGCCCACAACTACTCCTATGGGGCCCAGAACCACCCCTATGGGGCCAGAACCACCCCTATGGGGCCCAGAACCACCTCTATGGGGCCAGAACCACCCCTATGAGGTCCAGAGCCACCTCTATGGGGCCCACAACTACTCCTATGGGGCCCAGAACCACCCCTATGGGGCCCAGAACCATCTCTATGGGGCCCACAACTACTCCTATGGGGCCCAGAACCATCTCTATGGGGCCCAGAACCACCTCTATGGGGCCCACAACTACTCCTATGGGGCCCAGAACCACCCCTAGGGTAGGGTGGTAGGGTCCACAACTACCCCTATGGGGCCCAGAACCTCTATAGGGCCAGAACCACCCGTATGGGGCCCAGAACCACCCCTATGGGGCCCAGAACTACTCCTAAGGGGCCAGAACCACTCCTATGGGGCCCAGAACCACCTCTATGGGGTCCAGAACCATCCTATAGGGTCCACAACTACCCCTATGGGGCCCAGAACCACCTCTATGGGGCCAGAACCACCCCTATGGGGCCCAGAACCACCCCTATGAGgcccatagcaccccatagctGCTGATAGAgaccccatagcaccccacaGCACTCCATAAACACCCCGTAGCCCTTCGTAGtgccccacagacaccccatagccccccccagtcaccccatagacaccctaTAACCCACATAGGGCgccatagacaccccatagagcctTATAGCTCTCCATCGACACCCCATagtgccccacagccccccatagagccccataggCACCACATatccccccatagccccccacaGAAACCCATaaacaccccatagacaccccatagcgccCCGCAGACACCCTATAACCCCCATTGACAACCCAGAgagccccatagcgccccatagccaccccataccgccccacagcgccccatagccACCCCACAGAGCCCCTATAtcaccccacagagccccacagcaccccatagacaccccatatcgccccacagagccccatagacaccccatatTGCCGCACAGCgcccacagcgccccatagacATCCCATATCGCCCCACAGAGCTCCATAGACACTCCACAGAGCCCTAAAgcgccccatagacaccccgTAttgccccacagagccccataTCGCCCCATAGACAACCCATAGCGCCCCACAGAGACCCCATATCATCCCATagcatcccacagcatcccacagcGCCCCACAGACACCCCGTAGCCCGCCATATCGCCCCATAGACACTCCATATcgccccacagagccccacagcgccccacagATGCCCTATATCGCCCCACAgtgccccatagacaccccatatcgccccacagagccccatagacaccccacagagCCCTAAAgtaccccatagacaccccgTAttgccccacagagccccataTTGCCCTATAGACACCCTATAtcaccccacagagccccacagcaccccatagacaccccatatcgccccacagagccccatatcgccccacagagccccatagacaccccatatcgccccatagacaccccacagcgccccatagacaccccatatcGCCCCATATCGCCCCATGGCCCCGGTACCGTCCCGGCGCCGTCTCTTCGCTTCGGTCCCATCCccgcagcggcggcggcggctcatggggggggggttggtCCCGCCTCTGTCGCCGCCGGCTGACGTCACGCCGCGTCTGTCGCCGCCTTGATGACGTCAAAGGGtcggggagggggcgtggcttTGTTGAAGGACGGAACCACTTGGGTGCGATTTGGGGGGGGCGGAATGGGCTGAACCACGTGGTTAAATAGGGGCCAATGGGGAATGGGCTGAACCAtgtgggggcaatgggggggtaTGGATGGAACCATTTGGATTTAATGGGGGGGACTGAGCCACGTTGGGCCAATAGGGGGTGGACTGAACCATGTGGAGACTATGGGGGGGTTGGACTGAACCTTGCGAACCCTTGGGGGGGGGATTGGACTGAACCACGTGAACCAATGGGGGGAAATGGATGGAACCATGTGGATTTAAGGGGTGGATAGAGCCACGTTGGGCCAATGAGGTTGCACTGAACCATGTTGGCCAATCGGGGGGTTGGACTGAACCATGAGGTTATATGGGGGGGGGATTGAACCCCATTGGAACAATGGGGATTGGCCTCACCCATGGAGCCCCACCATGGGGGTCACCAGACTGAACCACTCTTACAATGAGGGGGTGCATGGGCCTGAACCAACCTCCTTGTGGGGGGGTTGGACTGAACCACTACCACGATAGGGGGGTGCATTGGACCGAACCAAccaccggggggggggggggaggaggtaTGGA of Strigops habroptila isolate Jane unplaced genomic scaffold, bStrHab1.2.pri NC_044299.1_ctg1, whole genome shotgun sequence contains these proteins:
- the STK19 gene encoding serine/threonine-protein kinase 19; translated protein: MSRRRRCGDGTEAKRRRRDGSPGAVEAALGALAALFPAGLFGDLLPPLVLRHQLYSIVSDRTAVDRHLDRLRADGRIRLLHVGLGTDTLGVVSMDSYREKVLAGAAGSPRAPLIRRFLDGAVAVSPALGYEERDLREWGFGDRDITQLVAAG